Proteins from a genomic interval of Hippocampus zosterae strain Florida chromosome 14, ASM2543408v3, whole genome shotgun sequence:
- the LOC127614233 gene encoding uncharacterized protein LOC127614233, with product MCKVESSTDSDSEISPRWSDTSTMECVSSAPESGSLRRMLPRVHEPAGRQGCYSLFLDPYDGSSEDSDETRMDASTPKGQTRQQGKGGRGRISRRTRHFILHPPLSTDFRPLVKQTKTTSQHLLDVHKKRLDDSEVWLCQLSKDMTGSQPAAAGLEAHYRLHDDAQMPDSSLDSTAGPCDVRVVVKRKPDVPCGDSLVLRKRLCVVRVEEEKEG from the exons ATGTGTAAAGTGGAATCCAGCACTGATTCGGACTCTGAGATTAGTCCAAGATGGTCAGACACGAGCACTATG GAATGTGTGAGCAGTGCGCCGGAGAGTGGCAGTTTAAGACGGATGTTGCCAAGAGTGCACGAACCTGCGGGACGCCAGGGATGTTACTCCTTG TTTTTGGACCCATATGACGGGAGCTCGGAGGATTCTGATGAGACTCGCATGGATGCCAGCACCCCAAAAGGGCAAACCAGGCAGCAGGGAAAAGGTGGACGTGGTCGCATCTCCCGTCGGACCAGGCATTTTATCCTTCACCCTCCTCTGTCCACTGACTTCAGACCACtggtgaaacaaacaaaaacgacaaGCCAGCATCTTCTGGATGTGCATAAGAAGCGTTTGGATGACTCTGAGGTTTGGCTGTGCCAGCTGAGCAAGGACATGACAGGCAGCCAACCAGCAGCGGCAGGTTTGGAAGCACACTATAGACTCCACGATGACGCCCAGATGCCCGACAGCTCCTTGGACAGTACGGCCGGCCCGTGTGACGTTCGTGTGGTGGTCAAGAGGAAGCCGGACGTGCCCTGCGGTGACAGTCTGGTGCTAAGAAAGAGGCTGTGTGTGGTCCGCGTAGAAGAGGAGAAAGAAGGATAG